The segment aCAAACTATTTAAAGATTGAAGATTGATTAATattgtattaattatattaacATATTTCATTATGAtaatagtcatatttaattttttaaaatattagcaATTTAAAGTCCCCGAATCATCGTCTAACCGATTAATCATTTAAACTCGGTCCATCAACTAGCTAAAGTCAAacttttttacaaccttgattttACAATTAAGTTATTTAACAATGTTATACATTCGATGAAaccatgatttttttttgttgtcCGATTAAAACATCTAACTTATAGGTAAAGACATGCTTGTAACATTTAAATAAGACAAATAAAAAGTAATCATTTGATCAcaagaaaaaatattgaattgTATATAATGTTCAACACCGATTTTTTTATCActacaaaaaaaatacataacatgactaaattgataaaatgAGAAAAGCACGTCGTGCTAAATTGTTAAATTGTTGTACTTGTAAGACCCAAAATGAAGGCTCACAAAAACTTGTCTGCGGTATCAAGATTGCTCATGATTTCTGACTTGACTGATTCTGGAAGTGGAGCAGATGGGCCCGCCTTTGAGTAGAAACTTGCCAGTGCTCTAATTGCTTTCACAATCACAACATATGATTCCTGCACCACAATTTACCCCAAAGAAATTTAcattacattgctatttcttatagagtaaattacacgaatggtccctatcaTTTAGAGTGATTTGTACGTTTGGTCctcaacttatttttttaactttgaaggtctctactgtttgtttttattacgcgtttggtctctttcttatctaaaaagactattttgcctttgattttttaattttttaaataaacacaccccgaCCTCACCATTTgtcttaccttacctaccccacaattttttctctatttaaataatagtttttttaggtaagaaattgacaagcgtgtaacaaaaacacaCAGTATggacgtaacaaaaacaaacactagggaccttctgagttaaaaaaataagttagagaccaaacgtgcaaattaacctaaatcatagggaccattcgtgtaattttacTCTTTGTTATATTTACAATTTACCCCAAAGAAATTTACCTCGTTTATTACTGTTTTCTCTCCCCTCCAACTGCCTAGGTACTCACGTATGGATGCCTTAGCTGCATCCGCAGTGCGTCTAAATTTTGCCATGTCATTCGGATCTTCATTTAATGATTCCCTTAAAGTCTTCACTACTTCTCGTGCTGAATTCAAGTACGCCTTTGGCAACACTTTC is part of the Lactuca sativa cultivar Salinas chromosome 7, Lsat_Salinas_v11, whole genome shotgun sequence genome and harbors:
- the LOC111900862 gene encoding photosystem II D1 precursor processing protein PSB27-H2, chloroplastic, coding for MTSFLSLKIRFPYIFNSINKITPENENKHKPQSTCHIVCKDTWCNNNNRRHVIASGGVSILAFNYGLPLAWAENEQEEKDESLVGAFKSLFDPNEKTKSGKVLPKAYLNSAREVVKTLRESLNEDPNDMAKFRRTADAAKASIREYLGSWRGEKTVINEESYVVIVKAIRALASFYSKAGPSAPLPESVKSEIMSNLDTADKFL